Proteins encoded in a region of the Pseudomonas syringae KCTC 12500 genome:
- the nuoH gene encoding NADH-quinone oxidoreductase subunit NuoH → MTWFTPDVIDAIIAVVKAIVVLLGVVVGGALLSFVERRLLGWWQDRYGPNRVGSFGMFQIAADMLKMFFKEDWTPPFADKVIFTLAPVVAMSALLIAFAVIPITPTWGVADLNIGLLFFFAMAGLSVYAVLFAGWSSNNKFALLGSLRASAQTVSYEVFMGLALMGIVVQVGSFNMRDIVEYQAQNLWFIIPQFFGFCTFFIAGVAVTHRHPFDQPEAEQELADGYHIEYAGMKWGMFFVGEYIGIILISALLVTLFFGGWHGPFDILPSLAFFWFALKTAFFIMLFILLRASIPRPRYDQVMDFSWKFCLPLTLINLLVTAAIVLLNTPAGSVQ, encoded by the coding sequence ATGACCTGGTTTACCCCTGATGTGATCGACGCAATCATTGCAGTGGTCAAGGCCATCGTGGTGTTGCTGGGCGTCGTGGTTGGCGGTGCCTTGTTGAGCTTCGTCGAACGTCGTTTGCTGGGCTGGTGGCAGGACCGTTATGGTCCGAACCGCGTGGGTTCGTTCGGCATGTTCCAGATCGCAGCTGACATGCTGAAGATGTTCTTCAAGGAAGACTGGACCCCACCGTTCGCTGACAAGGTGATCTTCACCCTGGCGCCGGTGGTTGCCATGAGCGCCTTGCTGATCGCCTTCGCAGTCATCCCGATTACCCCGACCTGGGGCGTCGCGGACCTGAACATCGGTCTGTTGTTCTTCTTTGCCATGGCCGGTCTGTCCGTGTATGCGGTGCTGTTCGCCGGCTGGTCGAGCAACAACAAGTTCGCCCTGCTGGGCAGCCTGCGTGCTTCGGCACAAACCGTCTCCTACGAAGTGTTCATGGGCCTTGCGCTGATGGGCATCGTGGTTCAGGTCGGCTCATTCAACATGCGCGACATCGTTGAATATCAGGCGCAGAACCTGTGGTTCATCATTCCGCAGTTCTTTGGCTTCTGTACGTTCTTCATCGCAGGCGTGGCGGTGACTCACCGCCACCCGTTCGACCAACCGGAAGCCGAGCAGGAACTGGCTGACGGCTACCACATTGAATATGCCGGCATGAAATGGGGCATGTTCTTCGTGGGCGAATACATCGGGATCATTTTGATCTCGGCGCTGCTGGTGACGCTGTTCTTCGGCGGCTGGCACGGCCCGTTCGACATTCTGCCATCGCTGGCATTCTTCTGGTTCGCCTTGAAAACCGCGTTTTTCATCATGCTGTTCATTCTGCTGCGCGCCTCCATCCCGCGCCCGCGTTATGACCAGGTCATGGATTTCAGCTGGAAGTTCTGTCTGCCGCTGACCCTGATCAATTTGCTGGTGACTGCTGCGATTGTGTTGTTGAACACACCGGCAGGCTCGGTTCAGTGA
- the nuoI gene encoding NADH-quinone oxidoreductase subunit NuoI, producing the protein MFKYIGDIVKGTGTQLRSLVMVFGHGFRKRDTLQYPEEQVYLPPRYRGRIVLTRDPDGEERCVACNLCAVACPVGCISLQKAETEDGRWYPDFFRINFSRCIFCGLCEEACPTTAIQLTPDFEMADFKRQDLVYEKEDLLISGPGKNPDYNFYRVAGMAIGGKPKGSAQNEAEPINVKSLLP; encoded by the coding sequence ATGTTCAAATATATTGGTGACATCGTTAAGGGTACGGGTACCCAGTTGCGCAGCCTGGTCATGGTCTTTGGCCACGGCTTTCGCAAGCGCGACACCCTGCAATACCCCGAAGAGCAGGTTTATCTTCCGCCCCGCTACCGTGGCCGCATCGTTCTGACCCGCGACCCCGATGGTGAAGAGCGCTGCGTGGCGTGCAACCTGTGTGCGGTAGCCTGCCCGGTCGGCTGCATTTCGCTGCAGAAGGCCGAGACAGAGGACGGACGCTGGTACCCGGATTTCTTCCGCATCAACTTTTCGCGCTGCATCTTCTGCGGCCTGTGCGAAGAAGCCTGCCCGACGACCGCGATCCAGCTAACGCCGGACTTCGAGATGGCCGACTTCAAGCGTCAGGATCTGGTGTACGAGAAGGAAGACCTGCTGATCTCCGGACCTGGCAAGAACCCTGACTACAACTTCTATCGCGTTGCCGGTATGGCCATCGGCGGCAAGCCCAAGGGCTCCGCACAGAACGAAGCCGAGCCGATCAACGTCAAGAGCTTGCTGCCTTAA
- the nuoJ gene encoding NADH-quinone oxidoreductase subunit J — MEFAFYFASGIAVVSTLRVITNTNPVHALLYLIISLISVAMTFFSLGAPFAGVLEVIAYAGAIMVLFVFVVMMLNLGPASVQQERAWLKPGIWIGPVILGALLLAELLYVLFANPTGAGVGHTTVDAKAVGISLFGPYLLVVELASMLLLAAAITAFHLGRNEAKEPSQ, encoded by the coding sequence ATGGAATTCGCTTTCTACTTCGCATCCGGTATCGCTGTTGTGTCCACCCTGCGGGTGATCACCAACACGAACCCGGTGCACGCCCTGCTCTACCTGATCATCTCGCTGATCTCCGTAGCGATGACGTTCTTCAGCCTCGGCGCGCCGTTCGCCGGTGTGCTGGAAGTCATTGCCTACGCAGGCGCGATCATGGTCCTGTTCGTGTTTGTGGTGATGATGCTCAACCTCGGCCCGGCCTCGGTTCAGCAGGAACGTGCCTGGCTCAAACCCGGCATCTGGATCGGTCCGGTCATTCTCGGCGCGCTGTTGCTGGCCGAGTTGCTGTACGTGCTGTTCGCCAACCCGACCGGCGCTGGTGTCGGTCACACTACGGTCGACGCCAAGGCAGTCGGCATCAGCCTGTTCGGGCCCTATCTGCTGGTGGTGGAACTCGCCTCGATGCTGTTGCTTGCAGCAGCCATCACGGCCTTCCATCTGGGCCGCAACGAGGCCAAGGAGCCAAGCCAATGA
- the nuoK gene encoding NADH-quinone oxidoreductase subunit NuoK, with protein sequence MNAIPLEHGLAVAGVLFCLGLVGLMVRRNILFVLMSLEIMMNAAALAFVVAGSRWGQPDGQVMFILVISLAAAEASIGLAILMQLYRRFHTLDIDAASEMRG encoded by the coding sequence ATGAATGCTATCCCTCTTGAGCACGGTCTGGCGGTCGCCGGGGTCCTGTTCTGCCTGGGTCTGGTCGGCCTGATGGTGCGCCGTAACATTCTCTTCGTGTTGATGAGCCTGGAAATCATGATGAACGCCGCTGCACTGGCGTTCGTCGTGGCCGGCAGCCGTTGGGGGCAACCGGACGGGCAGGTGATGTTCATCCTGGTGATCAGCCTTGCGGCAGCCGAGGCCAGTATCGGCCTGGCGATCCTGATGCAACTGTATCGCCGCTTCCACACTCTCGATATCGATGCTGCCAGCGAGATGCGCGGATGA
- the nuoL gene encoding NADH-quinone oxidoreductase subunit L codes for MNLLFLTFVFPLIGFLLLSFSRGRLSENLAALIGVGSIGLSALVTAWVIWQFNVAPPEGGHYTQVLWRWMDVDGFQPNFALYLDGLSVTMLGVVVGVGFLIHLFASWYMRGEAGYSRFFSYTNLFIASMLFLILGDNLLFIYFGWEGVGLCSYLLIGFYYSNRNNGNAALKAFIVTRIGDVFMAIGLFILFQQLGTLNVQELLVRAPEHFKVGDFWIVLATLMLLGGAVGKSAQLPLQTWLADAMAGPTPVSALIHAATMVTAGVYLIARTHGLFALAPDILHLVGIVGGVTLVLAGFAALVQTDIKRILAYSTMSQIGYMFLALGVGAWEGAIFHLMTHAFFKALLFLASGAVIVACHHEQNIFKMGGLWKKLPLAYASFIVGGAALSALPLLTAGFYSKDEILWEAFASGNNGLLYAGLVGAFMTSLYTFRLIFIAFHGEAKTEAHAGHGIAHWLPLSVLIVLSTFIGALITPPLAGVLPQSVGHAGGEAKHSLEIASGAIALAGILLAALLFLGKRRLATAIANSGPGRFLSAWWFAAWGFDWIYDKLFVKPYLAISHVLRSDPFDRTIGLIPRLVKGGHDTMSRTETGQLRWYAASIAVGAVLVLGAVVLVAI; via the coding sequence ATGAATCTTCTCTTTCTGACTTTCGTATTCCCCCTCATCGGCTTTCTGCTGCTGTCGTTCTCCCGTGGACGCCTCTCGGAAAACCTCGCTGCGCTGATCGGCGTCGGCTCCATCGGCCTGTCAGCCCTCGTCACGGCGTGGGTCATCTGGCAGTTCAACGTGGCACCACCCGAAGGCGGTCACTACACCCAGGTGCTGTGGCGCTGGATGGACGTCGATGGCTTCCAGCCCAACTTCGCGCTGTATCTGGACGGGCTGTCCGTCACGATGCTGGGCGTCGTGGTTGGTGTCGGCTTCCTGATCCACCTGTTCGCGTCCTGGTACATGCGCGGTGAAGCGGGCTACTCGCGCTTCTTCTCCTACACCAACCTGTTCATTGCCAGCATGCTGTTCCTGATCCTGGGCGACAACCTGCTGTTCATCTACTTCGGTTGGGAAGGCGTAGGCCTGTGCAGCTACCTGTTGATCGGTTTCTATTACAGCAACCGCAACAACGGCAACGCAGCGCTCAAAGCGTTCATCGTCACCCGTATCGGTGACGTGTTCATGGCTATCGGCTTGTTCATCCTGTTCCAGCAACTGGGCACGCTCAATGTGCAGGAACTGCTGGTCAGGGCGCCGGAACACTTCAAGGTCGGCGATTTCTGGATCGTGCTGGCGACGTTGATGCTGCTGGGCGGTGCGGTCGGTAAATCTGCACAGCTGCCACTGCAAACCTGGCTGGCGGACGCGATGGCCGGTCCTACGCCAGTTTCGGCGCTGATCCACGCAGCGACCATGGTCACGGCGGGCGTTTACCTGATCGCGCGTACTCACGGCCTGTTCGCACTGGCACCTGACATTCTGCATCTGGTTGGCATTGTCGGCGGCGTCACGCTGGTTCTGGCGGGTTTCGCCGCACTGGTACAGACCGACATCAAGCGTATCCTCGCCTACTCGACCATGAGCCAGATCGGCTACATGTTCCTGGCACTGGGCGTTGGCGCCTGGGAAGGCGCGATCTTCCACCTGATGACCCACGCCTTCTTCAAGGCGCTGCTGTTCCTTGCTTCCGGTGCGGTGATCGTTGCCTGCCACCACGAGCAGAACATCTTCAAGATGGGCGGCCTGTGGAAAAAACTGCCATTGGCCTACGCCAGCTTCATCGTCGGTGGCGCTGCTCTTTCCGCCCTGCCGCTGCTGACGGCGGGCTTCTACTCCAAGGACGAAATTCTCTGGGAAGCATTTGCCAGCGGTAACAACGGTTTGCTGTATGCCGGTCTGGTGGGCGCGTTCATGACGTCGCTGTACACCTTCCGTCTGATCTTCATCGCGTTCCACGGTGAAGCCAAGACCGAAGCACACGCAGGTCACGGTATCGCTCACTGGCTGCCACTGTCGGTGCTGATCGTGCTGTCTACGTTCATCGGCGCGTTGATCACTCCGCCCCTGGCCGGTGTGCTGCCGCAGAGCGTCGGCCATGCCGGTGGCGAAGCCAAGCACAGTCTGGAGATCGCCTCCGGCGCCATCGCGCTGGCCGGTATCCTGCTGGCAGCGTTGCTGTTCCTCGGCAAGCGTCGCCTGGCAACGGCTATCGCCAACAGTGGTCCGGGCCGTTTCCTCTCGGCCTGGTGGTTCGCGGCCTGGGGCTTCGACTGGATCTACGACAAGCTGTTCGTCAAGCCGTATCTGGCAATCAGCCATGTACTGCGTAGCGATCCGTTCGACCGCACCATCGGCTTGATCCCACGTCTGGTCAAAGGCGGTCATGACACCATGAGCCGCACCGAGACCGGCCAGTTGCGTTGGTATGCTGCCTCGATCGCTGTGGGTGCCGTTCTGGTACTCGGTGCCGTCGTTCTGGTTGCGATCTGA
- the nuoM gene encoding NADH-quinone oxidoreductase subunit M, whose protein sequence is MILPWLILIPFIGGLLCWLGERFGSTLPRWIALLTMTLELVLGLWLWATGNFGYAPVPGADPTWTLEFHHPWITRFGIDVHLALDGLSLLMILLTGLLGVLSVLCSWKEIQRKVGFFHLNLMWILGGVVGVFLAIDLFMFFFFWEMMLVPMYFLIALWGHSSSDGKKTRIYAATKFFIFTQASGLIMLVAILGLVLVHFNQTGVITFAYADLLKTKLTPGTEYILMLGFFIAFAVKLPVVPLHSWLPDAHAQAPTAGSVDLAGILLKTAAYGLLRFALPLFPNASAEFAPIAMTLGLVGIFYGAFLAFAQTDIKRLIAFSSVSHMGFVLIGIYSGSQQALQGVLIQMIAHGLSAAALFILSGQLYERLHTRDMREMGGLWSRIAYIPAISLFFAAASLGLPGTGNFVGEFLILLGSFASSPWITAIATSGLVFGSVYSLIMIHRAYFGPSKSDEVLKGMDGREMIMVLGLAVLLVVLGVFPQPFLDTSAATMHGVQQWLGTAFTQLASAR, encoded by the coding sequence ATGATTCTGCCCTGGCTAATCCTGATCCCCTTCATCGGCGGCCTGCTGTGCTGGCTGGGTGAGCGCTTCGGCTCTACCCTGCCGCGCTGGATTGCGTTGCTGACAATGACCCTGGAACTGGTTCTCGGCCTCTGGCTGTGGGCTACCGGCAACTTCGGCTACGCGCCGGTGCCGGGTGCCGATCCAACCTGGACCCTGGAATTCCACCACCCGTGGATCACCCGCTTCGGCATCGACGTGCATCTGGCACTCGATGGCCTGTCGCTGCTGATGATCCTGCTGACAGGCCTGCTGGGCGTGCTGTCGGTGCTGTGCTCGTGGAAGGAAATCCAGCGCAAGGTCGGTTTCTTCCACCTTAACCTGATGTGGATCCTGGGCGGTGTCGTCGGCGTGTTCCTGGCCATCGACCTGTTCATGTTCTTCTTCTTCTGGGAAATGATGCTGGTGCCGATGTATTTCCTCATCGCGCTCTGGGGTCACAGTTCTTCGGACGGCAAGAAAACCCGTATCTATGCAGCCACCAAGTTCTTCATCTTCACTCAGGCCAGCGGCCTGATCATGCTGGTGGCGATCCTGGGCCTGGTGCTGGTGCACTTCAATCAGACCGGCGTGATCACTTTTGCCTACGCCGACCTGCTGAAGACCAAACTGACACCGGGTACCGAGTACATCCTGATGCTGGGCTTCTTCATTGCCTTCGCCGTCAAGCTGCCGGTGGTGCCATTGCACTCCTGGCTGCCGGATGCGCATGCCCAGGCACCGACTGCAGGCTCCGTCGACCTGGCGGGTATCCTGCTGAAGACGGCGGCTTACGGCCTGCTGCGCTTTGCCCTGCCGCTGTTCCCCAACGCATCGGCCGAGTTCGCACCGATTGCAATGACGCTGGGCCTGGTCGGTATCTTCTACGGCGCATTCCTGGCGTTTGCCCAGACTGACATCAAGCGCCTGATCGCGTTCTCCAGCGTTTCGCACATGGGCTTCGTGCTGATCGGTATCTACTCGGGCAGCCAGCAAGCGCTGCAAGGCGTACTGATTCAGATGATCGCCCACGGTCTGTCGGCCGCGGCACTGTTCATTCTCAGTGGTCAGTTGTACGAGCGTCTGCACACTCGCGACATGCGTGAGATGGGCGGTCTGTGGTCACGCATCGCCTACATCCCGGCCATCAGCCTGTTCTTTGCCGCCGCCTCTTTGGGTCTGCCGGGCACCGGCAACTTCGTCGGCGAATTCCTGATTCTGCTGGGCAGCTTCGCCAGCTCACCATGGATCACGGCGATCGCCACCTCCGGTCTGGTGTTTGGTTCTGTCTACTCGCTGATCATGATCCACCGCGCCTATTTCGGCCCGTCGAAGTCCGACGAGGTTCTGAAGGGCATGGACGGACGGGAAATGATCATGGTGCTGGGCCTTGCCGTGTTGCTGGTCGTGCTCGGGGTATTCCCGCAGCCGTTCCTCGACACATCGGCGGCGACCATGCACGGCGTGCAGCAATGGCTAGGCACTGCCTTCACTCAACTCGCTTCGGCCCGGTAA
- the nuoN gene encoding NADH-quinone oxidoreductase subunit NuoN has translation MDLTIQHFIALAPLLITSLTIVVVMLAIAWRRNHSQTFLLSVAGLNLALLSIYPALKVAPLVVTPLLHIDNFACLYMAIILASTLACVTMAHAYLGDGKVGYPGNREELYLLILLAAAGGLVLVSAQHLAGLFIGLELLSVPVYGLVAYAFFNKRSLEGGIKYMVLSAAGSAFLLFGMALLYAEAGSLSFDGIGKAIAATGMPSPIASLGLGMMVVGLAFKLSLVPFHLWTPDVYEGAPAPVAAFLATASKVAVFAVLVRLFQVSPAASSGVLHDVLAVIAVASILVGNLLALTQTNLKRLLGYSSIAHFGYLMIALVASKGMAVEAIGVYLATYVLTSLGSFGVITMMSSPYSGRDADAMFEYRGLFWRRPYLTAVMTLMMLSLAGIPLTAGFIGKFYIIATGVESQLWWLVGALVIGSAIGVFYYLRVMVTMYLVDNKLPRHDAAINWAQRTGGVMLLAVAILTFVLGVYPQPLLDLVLNAGLHVAG, from the coding sequence ATGGACCTGACGATTCAACACTTTATTGCGCTTGCGCCACTGCTGATCACCAGCCTCACCATTGTCGTGGTGATGCTGGCGATCGCATGGCGCCGCAATCACTCGCAAACGTTCCTGCTTTCGGTAGCAGGCCTCAACCTGGCTCTTCTGTCGATCTATCCAGCACTGAAAGTTGCCCCTCTGGTCGTGACGCCACTGCTGCATATCGACAACTTTGCCTGCCTGTACATGGCGATCATCCTCGCCTCTACCCTCGCTTGCGTGACCATGGCGCACGCCTATCTGGGTGACGGCAAGGTCGGGTATCCCGGCAATCGCGAAGAGCTTTACCTGCTGATCCTGCTGGCAGCTGCCGGTGGACTGGTGCTGGTCAGCGCTCAGCATCTGGCGGGCCTGTTCATCGGCCTGGAACTGCTGTCGGTGCCGGTCTATGGGCTGGTGGCTTATGCCTTCTTCAACAAGCGTTCGCTGGAAGGCGGCATCAAGTACATGGTCCTGTCGGCCGCAGGCTCGGCGTTCCTGCTGTTCGGTATGGCGCTGCTGTACGCAGAGGCAGGCTCGCTGAGTTTCGACGGTATCGGCAAGGCCATCGCAGCGACCGGCATGCCGAGTCCGATTGCCAGCCTGGGTCTGGGCATGATGGTCGTCGGCCTGGCCTTCAAGCTGTCACTGGTGCCTTTCCACCTGTGGACCCCGGACGTTTACGAAGGCGCTCCTGCGCCGGTCGCAGCCTTCCTGGCAACTGCCAGCAAGGTGGCGGTATTTGCGGTACTGGTGCGTCTGTTCCAGGTTTCACCAGCAGCCAGCAGCGGTGTCCTGCATGACGTACTGGCAGTCATCGCCGTCGCGTCGATCCTGGTCGGCAACCTGCTGGCGCTGACTCAGACCAACCTCAAGCGTCTGTTGGGCTACTCCTCCATCGCGCACTTCGGTTACCTGATGATTGCGCTGGTGGCCAGCAAAGGCATGGCGGTCGAGGCGATCGGCGTCTATCTGGCGACTTACGTCCTGACCTCGCTGGGCAGCTTCGGTGTGATCACCATGATGTCTTCGCCTTACAGCGGACGTGATGCTGACGCAATGTTCGAATACCGTGGTCTGTTCTGGCGTCGCCCTTACCTGACGGCAGTCATGACCCTGATGATGCTGTCGCTGGCAGGTATCCCGCTCACCGCAGGTTTCATCGGCAAGTTCTATATCATCGCCACCGGTGTCGAATCGCAGCTGTGGTGGCTGGTCGGGGCTCTGGTAATCGGTAGCGCCATCGGCGTGTTCTATTACCTACGCGTCATGGTCACCATGTATCTGGTCGACAACAAGCTTCCTCGCCACGACGCAGCCATCAACTGGGCACAGCGCACGGGCGGCGTGATGCTGCTGGCCGTTGCGATCCTGACCTTCGTGCTGGGTGTCTACCCGCAACCGCTGCTCGATCTGGTGCTCAACGCTGGTCTGCACGTAGCAGGCTGA
- a CDS encoding AraC family transcriptional regulator, which translates to MPTCSNDPISELLLGMRLFGVQFRRLEVVPPLGVGFSNAIGRAQFHFVGRGPVWLRSAENVLCRLDSGDAVLIPRGGHHAILSAEDTAASDIQLFDPSTGIVDGVHNGAYDEEGGVSDHAIIFSCCMELELGGMQPLVAAMPDVMQVSTLLETCPELRPMLAAMERETLMLQAGHAGILARLAEVVAALLVRGWVAGGCGNATGWLGALQDPRLSRAIVMMHQRPGRRWTVATLAREARHSRSVFAQRFLEATGMPPLQYLTELRMRLALHSLSREHCSLEAVASQLGYGSLAAFSRAFKRTVGLSPGAVRAAKSVAG; encoded by the coding sequence ATGCCAACCTGCTCAAATGACCCCATCAGCGAGCTGCTGCTCGGTATGCGTCTTTTCGGTGTTCAATTCCGCAGGCTGGAAGTCGTACCGCCTCTTGGTGTTGGCTTCAGTAACGCAATCGGGCGAGCACAGTTTCATTTCGTCGGTCGTGGGCCGGTGTGGTTGCGCAGCGCTGAGAACGTTCTATGCAGGCTCGACAGCGGGGACGCGGTTCTGATTCCGCGCGGTGGGCACCATGCCATTTTGTCGGCTGAAGACACGGCTGCGAGCGATATACAGCTGTTTGACCCGTCTACCGGCATTGTCGATGGCGTTCACAATGGGGCATACGACGAGGAGGGCGGAGTCTCTGATCACGCGATCATTTTCAGCTGTTGCATGGAGTTGGAGCTGGGCGGCATGCAACCGCTTGTTGCCGCCATGCCGGATGTCATGCAGGTCAGCACGCTGTTGGAGACATGTCCCGAGCTGCGGCCCATGCTCGCGGCAATGGAGCGTGAGACCTTGATGCTGCAGGCCGGGCATGCGGGGATTCTGGCACGTCTTGCTGAAGTCGTGGCCGCGCTTTTGGTGCGTGGTTGGGTTGCAGGCGGCTGTGGGAATGCCACAGGCTGGCTCGGTGCCTTGCAAGACCCTCGGCTGAGTCGCGCCATCGTCATGATGCACCAGCGTCCAGGCAGACGCTGGACGGTGGCCACGCTTGCCCGTGAGGCCAGGCATTCCCGCTCTGTGTTCGCACAGCGCTTTCTCGAGGCAACGGGTATGCCGCCATTGCAGTACCTGACGGAGCTGAGAATGCGCTTGGCATTGCATAGCCTGAGCCGTGAACACTGTTCTCTGGAGGCTGTTGCCAGTCAACTGGGTTACGGCTCATTGGCCGCGTTCAGCCGTGCATTCAAAAGAACGGTTGGCCTATCCCCTGGCGCTGTGCGGGCCGCGAAAAGTGTTGCCGGGTAG
- a CDS encoding alpha/beta fold hydrolase produces MNHIRFARLLRNTWLVALLSGLSSIALAIDKSYTVTAPDGVKLAVQESGDPSGPALIFIHGLLGSHLNWEKQIGSPQLQRYRMITYDLRGHGLSDKPENIEAYRNGRHYADDLAAVVEATASKRPVLVGWSMGGVVMSNYLAAYGDAKIGGVVYVDGVIELNAALITAHPQVYAGLSSEDLKTHLDAVRTFLGLCFQTKPDALIFERLLSSAAMASWAMTRATPAMTVDAAEGLPRAKVPVLMLYGGKDELVNVQPSIARARQLNARIQSKVYENSGHAPFLEEASRFNTDLTAFMDSAAIAAKGSE; encoded by the coding sequence ATGAATCACATTCGCTTCGCTCGCCTACTGCGTAATACTTGGCTTGTCGCGCTGTTAAGCGGACTATCGTCGATTGCCCTGGCAATAGACAAAAGCTACACCGTCACAGCCCCTGACGGCGTCAAGCTCGCTGTGCAGGAATCAGGAGATCCGAGCGGCCCAGCTCTGATTTTCATCCACGGCCTGCTGGGCAGTCACCTCAATTGGGAGAAGCAGATCGGTAGTCCTCAGCTGCAGCGCTACCGGATGATTACTTATGACCTGCGCGGTCACGGGCTTTCCGACAAGCCCGAGAATATCGAGGCGTACCGCAATGGACGTCATTATGCGGACGATCTGGCAGCGGTAGTTGAAGCCACTGCAAGCAAGCGTCCGGTGCTGGTTGGCTGGTCAATGGGGGGCGTGGTCATGTCCAACTACCTCGCCGCCTATGGCGATGCGAAGATCGGCGGGGTTGTGTATGTCGATGGTGTCATCGAGCTCAACGCTGCTTTGATTACAGCCCATCCTCAAGTGTATGCAGGCCTGAGCTCAGAGGACCTGAAAACCCACCTTGATGCAGTACGTACTTTTCTCGGACTGTGCTTCCAGACAAAGCCGGATGCACTGATCTTCGAGCGGCTGCTGTCGAGTGCCGCGATGGCATCGTGGGCGATGACCCGTGCTACGCCTGCAATGACTGTCGATGCGGCAGAAGGCTTGCCCAGGGCAAAGGTGCCGGTATTGATGCTGTATGGCGGCAAGGATGAGCTGGTCAATGTTCAGCCCAGCATCGCACGTGCCCGGCAACTCAATGCGCGGATTCAATCCAAGGTGTACGAAAATTCAGGCCACGCGCCATTTCTGGAAGAAGCATCGCGCTTCAATACTGATCTGACAGCCTTCATGGACTCGGCTGCCATCGCGGCAAAAGGCTCAGAATGA
- a CDS encoding AI-2E family transporter, which yields MNETTLQYKTLILLLVLVTIAFIWILLPFYGAVFWAVILGIIFAPVQRKLQIKFNWSRNLTSLCTLMICLVIAILPVIVISALLVQEGTTLYKNVETGQLDIAGYLAEFKDLLPHSMQALLDRLGMGDLEGLRDKIAKGAMQGSQYLATQAFSFGQGTFDFVVSVFIMLYLLYFFLRDGQELVRKIRTAFPLGEQQKRRLQLKFTRVVRATVKGNVVVAVTQGALGGFIFWVLDIPSALLWAVIMAFLSLLPAVGAGIVWAPVAIYFLLSGMIWQGVVLGLFGVFVIGLVDNVLRPILVGKDTKMPDYLILISTLGGMSVFGLNGFVIGPLVAALFMSSWGLFSGAKKPVKLPG from the coding sequence ATGAACGAAACCACGCTGCAATACAAAACCCTCATTCTACTACTGGTACTGGTGACCATTGCCTTCATATGGATTCTGCTGCCGTTCTATGGCGCAGTGTTCTGGGCGGTCATCCTCGGAATCATCTTCGCGCCTGTGCAGCGCAAGTTGCAGATCAAGTTCAACTGGTCACGCAATCTCACCTCCCTGTGCACCCTGATGATCTGTCTGGTTATCGCGATTCTGCCGGTGATCGTGATCAGCGCCTTGCTGGTTCAGGAGGGCACCACGCTGTACAAGAACGTCGAGACCGGGCAACTGGATATCGCCGGCTATCTGGCCGAGTTCAAGGACCTGTTGCCGCACTCCATGCAGGCGCTGCTCGATCGTCTGGGCATGGGCGACCTGGAAGGGTTGCGCGACAAGATCGCCAAGGGCGCGATGCAGGGCAGTCAGTACCTGGCTACCCAGGCATTCAGCTTCGGGCAGGGCACCTTCGACTTTGTCGTCAGCGTCTTCATCATGCTTTACCTGCTGTACTTTTTCCTGCGCGACGGACAGGAGCTGGTACGCAAGATCCGCACGGCTTTCCCGTTGGGCGAACAGCAGAAGCGTCGCCTGCAGCTCAAGTTCACCCGAGTGGTACGTGCCACGGTCAAAGGCAACGTGGTGGTCGCGGTCACGCAAGGTGCGCTGGGCGGTTTCATCTTCTGGGTGCTGGACATCCCGAGTGCACTGCTCTGGGCGGTGATAATGGCATTCCTGTCGCTGTTGCCTGCGGTGGGAGCCGGGATTGTCTGGGCGCCAGTGGCCATCTACTTCCTGCTTAGCGGGATGATTTGGCAGGGTGTGGTACTGGGCTTGTTTGGCGTCTTCGTGATCGGTCTGGTGGATAACGTACTGCGCCCGATCCTGGTGGGCAAGGACACCAAGATGCCGGACTACCTGATCCTTATTTCCACGTTGGGCGGCATGTCGGTCTTTGGTCTGAACGGCTTTGTGATCGGACCTCTGGTGGCGGCGCTGTTCATGTCCAGCTGGGGGTTGTTCAGCGGCGCCAAGAAGCCCGTAAAACTGCCAGGCTGA